The Alkalinema sp. FACHB-956 genome includes a region encoding these proteins:
- the psbZ gene encoding photosystem II reaction center protein PsbZ: MTILFQLLLTILVLFSFALAVYVPVAYASPQNWDQSKRLIFLGSIVWAGLVIAVGVLNFLVA, from the coding sequence ATGACGATCCTGTTCCAACTGCTGCTGACCATTCTGGTTCTATTTTCCTTCGCCCTGGCTGTCTATGTACCTGTTGCCTATGCATCTCCCCAAAATTGGGATCAGTCTAAGCGGCTGATTTTCCTGGGATCCATTGTTTGGGCAGGATTGGTCATTGCCGTGGGTGTGCTCAATTTCTTGGTTGCTTAG